The proteins below are encoded in one region of Hordeum vulgare subsp. vulgare chromosome 3H, MorexV3_pseudomolecules_assembly, whole genome shotgun sequence:
- the LOC123444932 gene encoding uncharacterized protein At2g33490-like — MKSPLRRLRGFGHHYPKERKAHPPPPAKLDELAEAAQDVEQMRTCYDGLLSAAAATTNSVYEFSEALEEMGSCLLAKTALNDEDDDSGRVLMKLGKAQFELTKSLDSYRTHIIHTITTPSESLLKELQTVEEMKQQCDMKREAYEVMRASYGQKGQSKNSKVESFSAEQLQDSLVEYQEDAALFIFRLKSLKQGQFHSLLTQAARHHASQLIFFRRGLKCLEALEPHVKAIAEKQHIDYEFTGLEDNESDNDGSSSYQDTCSDDRELSFDYEINDRDQDVIASRDSMDLDKGDLRTSPTPIKEIKQEEVKLLKAEAVDRQVKPEIIVHSAPMFADNFVDQTERLRQIRPSSARHSYKLPTPVDDDYPSSAAVHRSHHSAHFFKSKHGAEANLWHSSPLAKDYKASTMHSGPIKLPSNSDFSKKLKRESWSGPIPSKAGSSKPDPKPSTGRPHAMTSKSCVHARQPSSVSPRMFPPSTISPKISELHELPRPPASVEPLRPCDLVGYSGPLISKRQAPMAPVRASPTASQTASPLPRPPASLARSFSIPSNSQRTPLITVNKLLEARSSRESSEVSSPPLTPLFSSTSQHKKQLHTALGEKGM, encoded by the exons ATGAAATCGCCATTGCGGAGGCTCCGGGGCTTCGGCCACCACTACCCCAAGGAGCGGAAGGCGCACCCCCCGCCGCCCGCCAAGCTCGACGAGCTCGCCGAAGCTGCCCAG GATGTGGAACAAATGAGGACGTGTTATGATGGCTTGCTTTCAGCTGCAGCCGCTACAACAAATAGCGTATATG AGTTTTCTGAGGCTTTGGAGGAAATGGGAAGTTGCTTACTTGCAAAAACTGCACTAAATGACGAGGATGATGATAGTG GTAGAGTGTTGATGAAGCTTGGAAAGGCCCAGTTTGAACTAACAAAGTCTCTGGATAGCTAT CGTACACATATCATTCATACAATCACAACCCCGTCGGAATCTCTTCTCAAGGAGCTACAAACCGTAGAG GAAATGAAGCAGCAATGTGACATGAAAAG GGAGGCGTACGAAGTCATGAGGgcatcttatggacaaaaaggacAGTCAAAGAATTCAAAAGTCGAATCGTTTTCTGCAGAACAACTGCAAGATTCACTTGTTGAATACCAAGAGGATGCAGCGCTGTTCATATTTCGCTTGAAATCGCTGAAGCAGGGGCAATTCCATAGTCTTTTAACACAGGCTGCTCGCCATCATGCTTCTCAG CTAATTTTTTTCAGGAGAGGACTCAAGTGTCTTGAGGCACTTGAACCCCATGTAAAAGCTATAGCTGAGAAACAACACATTGACTATGAGTTCACCGGCCTTGAGGATAATGAATCTGACAACGATGGCTCGAGCTCTTACCAAGACACTTGTAGTGATGACAGAGAACTGAGTTTCGACTATGAAATAAATGATAGAGACCAAGATGTTATTGCTTCGAGAGATTCAATGGAT TTGGATAAAGGAGACCTGAGGACTTCCCCAACGCCAATAAAAGAGATCAAGCAG GAAGAGGTGAAGCTACTGAAGGCAGAAGCAGTAGATCGACAAGTGAAGCCTGAGATCATCGTACATTCAGCTCCAATGTTTGCTGACAATTTTGTCGATCAAACAGAGAGGCTTCGGCAAATCCGGCCATCTTCAGCCCGGCACTCATACAAACTCCCAACACCAGTGGATGATGACTATCCCAGTTCAGCAGCTGTTCACAGGTCACATCATTCCGCGCATTTTTTCAAAAGTAAACATGGCGCTGAAGCCAACTTATGGCATTCATCTCCACTGGCGAAAGATTATAAGGCTAGCACCATGCATAGTGGTCCCATTAAACTGCCATCAAACTCTGATTTTAGTAAGAAGTTAAAGAGAGAGTCCTGGTCTGGTCCGATTCCAAGCAAAGCAGGATCAAGCAAGCCTGATCCCAAGCCATCCACGGGCCGTCCTCATGCGATGACATCCAAGTCATGTGTTCATGCTAGGCAGCCGTCATCGGTTTCACCCAGGATGTTCCCACCTTCAACAATAtcccccaaaatcagtgagcttcATGAGCTGCCTAGGCCTCCAGCCAGTGTTGAGCCCCTTCGGCCCTGTGATCTAGTTGGTTACTCCGGTCCTCTAATATCAAAGCGCCAAGCTCCTATGGCACCTGTCCGTGCCTCACCAACAGCATCGCAGACAGCCTCGCCACTTCCGCGGCCTCCTGCTTCCTTAGCTCGCAGTTTCTCCATACCCTCAAACAGTCAGAGGACACCCCTCATTACAGTCAATAAGTTGCTTGAGGCCAGAAGTAGCAGAGAGAGCAGTGAAGTTTCCTCCCCACCACTCACTCCGTTGTTTTCTTCTACCAGCCAACACAAAAAACAACTACATACAGCACTCGGAGAAAAGGGTATGTGA